A genomic stretch from Sulfurihydrogenibium azorense Az-Fu1 includes:
- the hemH gene encoding ferrochelatase: MKKIGVVLLNMGGPDSLDAIQPFLYNLFSDHDIIQIPKPIQKPVAFLISKIRSKKTRKYYEIMGGKSPQKEQTLKQAQALQEALGDDYKVVVAMRYWHPFTDEALQELFNYDLEKIILLPLYPQYSRTTTGSSFNEFDRQIKKYIKAGKYTVLSTLKGVKSPYYYSSNIPIKKINCYYNNIDYINAMVENIKENLPQDYQNYYFLFSAHSLPEKIILDGDPYKHQTEETVRLIMENFKGVRYSLVYQSKVGPVKWLEPFTDQEIERLSKEGVKNLVVIPVSFVSEHSETLYELDYQYGNLAKELGIENYIRIPTLKTHPKFMQALKNLVLQCS, from the coding sequence ATGAAAAAGATAGGTGTAGTTTTACTTAATATGGGTGGTCCTGACAGTTTAGATGCTATACAGCCATTTTTATACAATCTATTTTCTGACCATGATATCATACAAATACCAAAACCTATACAAAAACCAGTTGCATTTTTAATATCAAAGATTAGGTCTAAAAAAACAAGAAAGTATTACGAGATAATGGGTGGAAAATCTCCCCAAAAAGAACAAACCTTAAAGCAGGCACAAGCTTTACAGGAAGCTCTGGGAGATGATTATAAGGTAGTTGTTGCAATGAGATACTGGCATCCTTTTACTGATGAAGCTCTACAAGAACTGTTTAATTACGATTTAGAAAAGATAATACTATTACCTCTATATCCTCAATACAGCAGGACGACCACTGGTTCATCTTTTAATGAGTTTGACAGACAGATAAAAAAGTATATAAAAGCAGGAAAATACACTGTCTTATCAACCCTTAAAGGAGTAAAAAGTCCTTACTACTACTCTTCAAACATTCCAATTAAAAAAATCAACTGCTATTATAACAATATAGATTATATAAATGCAATGGTAGAAAATATAAAGGAAAACCTACCTCAAGACTATCAAAACTACTACTTTCTTTTTAGTGCCCATAGTCTTCCAGAAAAGATAATTTTAGATGGAGACCCATACAAACACCAAACAGAAGAAACTGTAAGGTTAATAATGGAAAACTTTAAAGGAGTTAGGTACTCTTTGGTATACCAGTCTAAAGTTGGACCAGTAAAGTGGTTAGAACCGTTTACAGACCAAGAGATTGAAAGACTATCAAAAGAAGGAGTTAAAAATTTAGTTGTAATACCTGTTAGTTTTGTTTCTGAACATTCTGAGACACTGTATGAACTTGATTATCAGTACGGCAACCTTGCCAAAGAGTTAGGCATAGAAAACTATATAAGAATACCAACCCTAAAAACCCACCCTAAGTTTATGCAAGCCTTAAAAAATTTAGTTTTACAGTGTAGTTAA
- a CDS encoding HIT family protein produces MERLYSPWRSQYIEGLSKSDECFLCRAFKDNDDEKNLVLYRGRNAFVIMNLFPYNAGHLMVCPNDHIGDFTQIDEKTMCEIALLTQKMVKLLKKVLNPDGFNIGYNIGRAAGAGLETHIHNHIVPRWNGDTNFMPVLGEVRVISQDLKEIYNKLKEGLKDVE; encoded by the coding sequence ATGGAAAGACTTTACTCTCCTTGGAGGTCCCAGTACATAGAAGGACTTAGTAAGTCTGATGAATGCTTTCTTTGTAGAGCTTTTAAAGATAATGATGATGAAAAAAATCTTGTACTTTACAGAGGAAGAAATGCTTTTGTTATAATGAACCTTTTTCCTTACAATGCTGGACATTTAATGGTATGCCCAAACGACCATATAGGAGATTTTACCCAGATAGATGAGAAAACTATGTGTGAAATAGCTTTACTTACTCAAAAGATGGTAAAACTTCTAAAAAAGGTTCTTAATCCGGATGGTTTTAATATAGGGTATAACATAGGAAGAGCTGCAGGAGCTGGACTTGAAACCCATATTCATAATCATATAGTCCCAAGATGGAATGGAGACACTAACTTTATGCCAGTTTTAGGAGAGGTAAGAGTTATATCCCAAGACTTAAAAGAAATTTATAATAAATTAAAAGAAGGGTTGAAAGATGTTGAGTAA
- a CDS encoding LapA family protein — protein sequence MLSKIRLIIWLFILLIVAYFVAMNATSVSVNLLPGYQTVPMPLSVVIIFSVVIGAIFALTLTIGDWIKFKMEINKLNKQLQNCEKEKQALLQTKNLTNQQEKSESNV from the coding sequence ATGTTGAGTAAAATAAGGCTTATAATTTGGCTTTTTATATTGTTGATAGTTGCTTATTTTGTGGCGATGAATGCAACTTCTGTAAGTGTTAATCTTCTTCCGGGATACCAAACCGTTCCAATGCCATTATCTGTAGTTATCATATTTAGCGTAGTTATAGGTGCAATATTTGCCTTAACTCTTACAATAGGTGATTGGATTAAATTTAAAATGGAAATAAATAAATTAAATAAACAGCTTCAAAACTGCGAAAAGGAAAAGCAAGCTTTACTACAAACTAAAAACTTAACAAACCAACAAGAAAAGTCTGAGAGTAATGTATAA
- a CDS encoding 2-amino-3,7-dideoxy-D-threo-hept-6-ulosonate synthase, whose product MSIGKRVRLERLINRDTGKTVLVPMDHGVSSGPMKGIVNLKETVQKIAEGGANAIILHKGMVEAGHRGKGKDLGLIIHMSASTDLSLRKNDKVLVCTVEEAIKLGADGVSIHVNIGAEDEKQMLKDFGEVSKKCLEWQMPLLAMMYYRGPEVKNPYDPKAIAHIARIAAELGADIVKVPYTGDPETFREVVEGCPVPVVIAGGPKVDSDEALLKMVYDAVVVAGCAGLSIGRNIFQHDNVSLITSVLAKIVHEGISVEEALNLIKNVA is encoded by the coding sequence TTGTCCATAGGAAAGAGAGTAAGATTAGAGAGACTTATTAATAGAGATACAGGAAAAACTGTTTTAGTCCCTATGGACCATGGTGTTAGTTCAGGTCCTATGAAAGGGATTGTAAACCTGAAAGAAACAGTTCAAAAGATAGCAGAAGGTGGTGCAAATGCAATAATACTACATAAGGGTATGGTAGAAGCAGGACACAGAGGTAAAGGTAAAGATTTAGGTCTGATTATCCATATGTCAGCTTCTACAGATTTATCATTAAGAAAAAACGATAAGGTGTTAGTATGCACTGTAGAAGAAGCTATAAAGTTAGGAGCTGACGGTGTTTCTATACACGTAAACATAGGTGCTGAAGATGAAAAACAGATGTTAAAAGACTTTGGAGAAGTATCTAAAAAATGTCTTGAATGGCAGATGCCACTTCTTGCTATGATGTACTACAGAGGTCCAGAAGTAAAAAACCCTTACGACCCTAAAGCGATAGCCCATATAGCAAGAATTGCAGCAGAACTTGGAGCTGATATTGTAAAAGTTCCTTACACAGGAGACCCTGAGACATTTAGAGAGGTTGTAGAAGGTTGCCCTGTTCCAGTTGTGATAGCCGGAGGTCCTAAAGTAGATTCAGATGAGGCTCTTTTAAAGATGGTTTATGATGCCGTTGTAGTAGCTGGATGTGCCGGACTGTCTATAGGAAGAAATATATTCCAGCATGATAACGTATCTTTAATAACTTCTGTATTAGCTAAAATAGTCCATGAAGGTATAAGTGTAGAAGAAGCATTAAATCTTATAAAAAATGTTGCTTAA
- a CDS encoding AI-2E family transporter → MFSNYEKLGNIFFIISFLLFLFLGYVIFSPFVGLILVSLLFVVIFYPFHLKIKSKVKSDILSSLISTLTILTFILIPLSLIVFFLAKEIIDLYPLVSQYISNPNYFVEKLKSVPYLYNLYLKVQNEIFNNVNSNLHETFINYLKGFASTFFDIAKGFLTNLILFSIGIFILILNIFFLFKDGEKLYKLVHSVIPLDKEEKDYLFKNSYLAVQAVILGSVFVAVAQAVATLIGLLVAGVDYAIIIAFITFLAAFIPFGGASLVWVPVAIYLFATKSFIAGLLFFLYGTFVISTVDNIVRPIVVGSKIDIHPMILFFAILGGLKAFGFLGIFIAPVIVAVIDAFIMLYKKRYNIPD, encoded by the coding sequence TTGTTTTCTAATTATGAGAAGTTAGGAAATATATTTTTTATTATTTCCTTTCTTCTTTTTCTTTTTTTAGGATACGTTATATTTAGTCCCTTTGTAGGGCTGATACTTGTATCTCTTCTTTTTGTAGTAATATTTTATCCATTTCATCTAAAAATAAAGTCTAAAGTTAAAAGTGATATTTTATCTTCCTTGATTTCTACCTTGACAATTCTAACTTTTATACTTATACCTTTAAGTTTAATTGTCTTCTTTTTGGCAAAGGAGATTATAGATTTGTATCCATTAGTATCTCAGTATATATCTAATCCAAATTACTTTGTTGAAAAGTTAAAATCAGTGCCGTATTTGTATAACTTGTATTTAAAGGTTCAAAATGAAATTTTTAATAACGTAAACAGCAATCTACACGAAACTTTTATCAACTATCTTAAAGGCTTTGCTTCTACATTTTTTGATATCGCTAAAGGATTTTTAACAAATCTAATTTTATTTTCTATAGGTATTTTTATCTTGATTTTAAATATTTTCTTTCTCTTTAAAGATGGAGAGAAACTCTATAAGTTGGTTCATTCAGTAATACCACTTGATAAAGAAGAAAAGGATTATCTGTTTAAAAACTCTTATTTAGCTGTTCAAGCTGTTATATTAGGGAGTGTTTTCGTTGCAGTGGCTCAGGCTGTAGCAACGTTGATAGGTTTGTTGGTAGCTGGGGTAGATTATGCCATAATTATAGCTTTTATTACTTTTTTGGCTGCTTTTATACCCTTTGGTGGAGCTTCTTTAGTGTGGGTTCCGGTGGCAATTTATCTTTTTGCTACTAAGAGCTTTATTGCAGGATTGTTATTTTTCTTATATGGGACTTTTGTAATAAGTACAGTTGATAACATTGTAAGACCTATAGTGGTAGGAAGTAAGATAGATATTCATCCTATGATTTTATTTTTTGCTATATTAGGCGGTTTAAAGGCTTTTGGTTTTCTGGGAATATTTATAGCTCCCGTTATAGTTGCTGTAATAGATGCGTTTATAATGCTTTATAAGAAAAGGTATAATATTCCTGATTAA
- a CDS encoding succinate dehydrogenase/fumarate reductase iron-sulfur subunit: MIVKVKREDYFSEFEINIQEKRITILEVLDYIKNYLDPSLSYRSNCRASICGTCGVKVNGKPVLACKTKALDLAENNTLLIEPVDNMPIIKDLIVDQDEFLEKLKKAKAWFEPRDNFEKVYPQDLALFEKEADCILCGICYSVCPAFQNDKNFGGPINFIKIFRFWKDKNDALGDVRIEIAKENNITSCIHCKYCTFSCPKEIPVESDIMQLEFFGKQKGIIQSQDNFGFGFNFGF; encoded by the coding sequence ATGATTGTAAAAGTTAAAAGAGAAGATTACTTTTCAGAATTTGAAATAAATATACAAGAAAAAAGAATAACAATCTTAGAAGTGTTAGACTATATAAAAAACTACTTAGACCCAAGCTTATCCTACAGGTCTAACTGTAGAGCTTCTATATGCGGAACTTGCGGGGTAAAAGTAAACGGTAAACCAGTTTTAGCCTGTAAAACAAAAGCCTTGGATTTAGCAGAAAATAACACTCTACTCATAGAACCGGTTGATAATATGCCAATAATAAAAGATTTAATTGTAGACCAAGATGAATTTTTAGAAAAATTAAAGAAAGCAAAAGCGTGGTTTGAACCCAGAGACAACTTTGAAAAAGTTTATCCTCAAGATTTAGCATTGTTTGAAAAAGAGGCAGACTGTATACTGTGTGGAATATGCTACAGCGTTTGCCCTGCATTCCAGAACGATAAAAACTTTGGCGGACCTATCAACTTTATAAAAATTTTTAGATTCTGGAAAGATAAAAACGATGCCCTTGGCGATGTTAGAATAGAGATTGCAAAAGAAAACAACATCACATCTTGTATACATTGTAAGTACTGCACTTTCTCCTGTCCTAAAGAAATTCCAGTAGAATCAGACATAATGCAACTGGAATTTTTCGGAAAACAAAAAGGAATTATCCAGTCTCAAGATAACTTTGGATTCGGCTTTAATTTTGGTTTTTAA
- a CDS encoding TonB-dependent receptor domain-containing protein, translated as MKRLALGVLLSTTAIVYYSQAVEGIRIEKITVEEKAAKEEVASKKELTQEESKITRQIDLGEILSEFYPEIWYMRKAGIANDLYIRGFSKDNINVLIDDSKIYGACPNRMDPPAFHVSSPQIDKVTIKEGPFDVENAGSLAAVVNVKTKDPKEGVGGELGGSYGSWSYRTLYGWGYVGNKFIKVLAGASNQYSKPYESGEGKKVTEYAVYSPNGRYKPQYINDKAFNIDRVWFKTILTPNDNAEIKLSYAFENARNVLYPALKMDALYDRTNRLNGDFVLKDIGLKFSIYYNEVKHDMRDTFRTTSNPFPALGYSMKTYAESKMFGWKLSKDLNLLGVDTTVGIDSYLRNWLANNVQQGGSNVNNGMIPDVNIKDIGLFIKGSKNIDRLTLSAGLRYDYNYSKADPDSMSSSNKNLFTSKNGNKFSNSDNYLSGYVIGKYNFNKKDNVYVGLGHTVRAPDPEERFISLSGMSPWYGNPDLKPTKNTELDLGGEFFPVNNLGIKANLFYSSLKDYIYLYQYRASNTSCVPSSSGNTTCTTYKNIDAAIYGGDINGVYGFTDKVFAELGIAYQVGKKTSKKGLYTDSDLVEIPPLKARAAVKYDDGTFYGLVEGIYSAKQSKVDSDLKEQQTGSWFIMNVKAGYTYANKLFVGVGVDNVFDKFYYNYLSYVRDPFRGISQSGVPVKIPEPGRFIYANVSYRF; from the coding sequence ATGAAGAGGTTGGCTTTAGGGGTATTATTATCTACTACTGCAATTGTTTACTACTCACAGGCTGTAGAAGGTATCAGGATAGAAAAAATTACAGTTGAAGAGAAAGCTGCTAAAGAAGAAGTTGCATCTAAAAAAGAGCTTACTCAAGAAGAGTCAAAGATTACAAGGCAGATAGACCTTGGAGAGATTTTATCTGAGTTTTATCCGGAAATATGGTACATGAGAAAGGCAGGAATTGCTAACGACCTGTATATAAGAGGTTTTTCAAAAGATAATATCAACGTTTTAATTGATGACTCAAAAATTTACGGAGCATGTCCTAACAGAATGGACCCACCTGCTTTTCACGTTTCAAGCCCACAAATAGACAAAGTAACAATTAAAGAAGGTCCGTTTGATGTAGAAAATGCTGGTTCGTTAGCAGCTGTTGTAAACGTTAAAACAAAAGATCCTAAAGAAGGAGTAGGAGGAGAATTAGGGGGAAGTTATGGAAGCTGGAGTTATAGGACTCTTTATGGCTGGGGTTATGTGGGGAACAAGTTTATAAAAGTATTGGCAGGAGCTTCTAACCAGTACTCTAAACCTTACGAAAGTGGAGAAGGAAAGAAAGTAACTGAGTATGCTGTTTATTCTCCAAATGGAAGATATAAACCGCAATACATAAATGACAAAGCGTTTAACATAGATAGAGTCTGGTTTAAAACTATACTAACACCTAACGATAACGCTGAAATTAAACTTTCTTACGCTTTTGAAAATGCAAGGAATGTTCTATACCCTGCTTTAAAGATGGATGCTCTTTATGATAGAACAAACAGGTTAAATGGTGATTTTGTATTAAAAGATATAGGATTGAAGTTTAGTATCTACTACAACGAAGTAAAACACGATATGAGAGATACATTTAGAACTACTTCAAATCCTTTTCCTGCTCTTGGATATAGTATGAAAACCTATGCAGAGTCCAAAATGTTTGGCTGGAAACTGTCTAAAGATTTAAATCTATTAGGAGTTGATACGACTGTAGGAATTGACTCTTATTTAAGAAACTGGCTTGCAAACAACGTGCAACAAGGCGGATCTAACGTAAATAATGGTATGATACCAGATGTTAACATTAAAGATATAGGACTGTTTATTAAGGGTAGTAAAAATATAGACAGATTGACTTTATCAGCTGGGCTGAGATACGATTACAACTACTCAAAAGCAGACCCTGATTCTATGAGTTCAAGTAATAAAAATTTATTTACCTCTAAAAATGGTAATAAATTCTCTAACAGTGATAACTATCTATCTGGCTACGTGATAGGAAAGTATAACTTTAACAAGAAAGATAACGTTTATGTAGGCTTAGGACACACAGTTAGAGCTCCAGACCCTGAAGAAAGGTTTATATCATTATCTGGAATGTCTCCTTGGTACGGTAATCCAGATTTAAAACCTACCAAAAACACAGAGTTAGATTTAGGTGGAGAGTTTTTCCCTGTTAACAACTTAGGTATAAAAGCTAATCTCTTTTACAGTAGTTTAAAAGATTATATCTATTTGTATCAGTATAGAGCCTCCAATACATCTTGTGTACCTAGTTCTAGTGGTAATACAACCTGTACTACTTATAAAAATATTGATGCGGCTATATACGGTGGTGATATAAACGGAGTTTACGGATTTACTGACAAGGTATTTGCAGAGCTTGGCATTGCATACCAAGTAGGTAAAAAGACAAGTAAAAAAGGCTTATACACAGATAGTGATTTAGTTGAGATACCACCTTTGAAAGCAAGGGCAGCTGTTAAGTATGACGATGGAACATTTTATGGCTTGGTAGAAGGTATATACTCTGCAAAACAATCAAAAGTAGACTCTGATTTAAAAGAACAACAAACAGGAAGCTGGTTTATTATGAATGTAAAAGCTGGATACACTTATGCTAACAAGCTTTTTGTTGGAGTTGGTGTTGATAACGTTTTTGATAAGTTTTACTACAACTACCTCTCTTACGTAAGAGACCCATTTAGAGGAATATCTCAATCTGGAGTACCTGTTAAAATACCAGAACCGGGAAGATTTATATACGCAAACGTTTCATACAGGTTTTAG
- a CDS encoding malate dehydrogenase: MADYKRPTVSIVGAGNVGEHVANLIAIKELANVRLFDLPKKLDDKTFEVVKGKALDIKQMAAAIGVDVDIRGYNVTADGQGYEPLKDSDIVVITAGFPRRPGMSRDDLLTANVNIIRVIAERVALYAPNAVVIVVSNPVDVLTYAALKITGFQKNKVIGMAGVLDTARFKTFISQELKVSISNINCFVIGGHGDDMVPLLSVSNVGGTPLKELFTKEKLEELINRTKFGGGEIVNLMGTSAYHAPGASVVQMVEAILKDKKAIMPCSVYLEGEDARFYEAYDVCVGLPVKVGAHGWEEIIKINLSEEEKQMWQKSVKSVKEGIERIKELKLI; encoded by the coding sequence ATGGCAGACTATAAAAGACCTACAGTATCAATAGTAGGAGCGGGGAATGTAGGAGAACACGTAGCAAACCTAATAGCCATAAAAGAACTTGCAAACGTTAGACTTTTTGATTTACCAAAAAAATTAGATGATAAAACTTTTGAAGTAGTAAAAGGAAAAGCTTTAGATATAAAACAGATGGCTGCAGCAATTGGTGTAGATGTAGATATTAGGGGTTATAATGTAACAGCTGATGGGCAAGGATACGAACCTTTAAAAGACTCTGATATAGTTGTTATTACAGCTGGATTTCCCAGAAGACCGGGAATGAGTAGAGATGACCTTTTAACTGCAAATGTTAACATTATAAGAGTAATAGCAGAGAGAGTAGCTCTTTACGCTCCTAACGCTGTTGTTATTGTAGTTTCTAACCCGGTTGACGTTTTGACTTATGCAGCTTTAAAAATAACCGGATTTCAAAAAAATAAAGTGATTGGAATGGCTGGGGTTTTAGACACTGCAAGGTTTAAAACGTTTATATCTCAAGAGTTGAAAGTATCTATTTCTAACATCAACTGTTTTGTTATAGGTGGACATGGTGATGATATGGTTCCACTTCTTTCTGTATCAAATGTAGGAGGAACTCCTTTAAAAGAGTTGTTTACAAAAGAGAAGTTAGAAGAGTTAATAAATAGAACAAAATTCGGGGGAGGGGAAATTGTAAATCTAATGGGTACTTCTGCTTACCATGCTCCCGGTGCATCTGTAGTTCAAATGGTTGAAGCAATTTTAAAAGACAAAAAAGCTATTATGCCTTGCTCCGTGTACCTTGAAGGAGAAGATGCAAGATTTTATGAAGCTTACGACGTTTGCGTAGGACTACCAGTAAAAGTAGGAGCTCACGGTTGGGAAGAAATTATTAAAATCAACCTCTCAGAAGAGGAAAAACAGATGTGGCAAAAGTCTGTAAAGTCTGTAAAAGAAGGCATTGAAAGAATAAAAGAGTTAAAATTAATATAA
- a CDS encoding fumarate hydratase: MREVHFNEIVEKVKNLVMDSEYRLPQDFIQAIKVAVNKEESPLGKEILQEILKNAEVAEKEQVAYCQDTGYPVFFVEVGQDVKIVGGSLREAINEGVRRATKEGYLRASLAYDPIFDRKNTQDNTPALIYFDIIEGDKIKIKFAAKGGGSENQSKQAMLKPADGIEGVKKFVLQTIANAGPNACPPFTVGVGIGGTFDYSAVLAKKALFRHIGERHPDPRIAALEEELLNLANQLGVGPLGFGGTTTAVDVKIEIAPCHIASLPVAVNIQCHAARHKEIEI; this comes from the coding sequence ATGAGAGAAGTACATTTTAATGAAATAGTAGAAAAAGTAAAAAATTTAGTGATGGATAGTGAGTATAGGCTTCCTCAAGATTTTATCCAAGCCATAAAGGTAGCAGTAAACAAAGAAGAATCACCTCTTGGTAAAGAGATTCTCCAAGAGATACTAAAAAATGCAGAAGTAGCAGAAAAAGAGCAGGTTGCTTACTGTCAGGATACAGGATACCCAGTTTTCTTTGTGGAAGTAGGTCAAGATGTAAAAATAGTAGGAGGAAGTCTAAGGGAAGCTATAAACGAGGGAGTGAGAAGGGCAACTAAAGAAGGTTATCTAAGAGCATCTTTAGCATACGACCCTATCTTTGATAGGAAGAATACTCAAGATAACACACCTGCTTTGATATACTTTGATATTATAGAAGGAGATAAAATAAAGATAAAATTTGCAGCAAAAGGTGGTGGGTCTGAAAATCAAAGTAAACAAGCCATGTTAAAACCTGCTGATGGCATTGAAGGTGTAAAAAAATTTGTTTTACAAACAATAGCAAACGCTGGACCAAATGCTTGTCCACCTTTCACTGTAGGAGTTGGTATAGGTGGAACTTTTGATTACTCTGCAGTACTTGCAAAAAAAGCACTCTTTAGACATATAGGAGAAAGACATCCTGACCCAAGAATAGCAGCCTTAGAAGAAGAGCTATTAAACCTTGCAAATCAACTTGGTGTAGGACCTCTTGGATTTGGAGGAACTACTACAGCTGTGGATGTTAAGATAGAGATAGCACCTTGTCATATAGCATCTTTACCTGTTGCTGTTAATATTCAATGCCACGCAGCAAGACATAAGGAGATTGAGATTTAA
- a CDS encoding Fe-S-containing hydro-lyase: protein MSDAKIITTPLTDDVIESLRAGEKVLITGWVYTARDAAHKRMLEEYEKTGKLPFDIKGQVIYYVGPTPAKPGQVIGSAGPTTAYRMDKYTPKLLELGLKGTIGKGWRGPEVKEALKKYKAVYFAAYGGTAALLSKHITKVEMVAYEDLGPEAIRKLYFENFPVIVANDIYGGDVFEEGQKKYRKLVI, encoded by the coding sequence ATGAGTGATGCAAAAATAATAACTACCCCTTTAACAGATGATGTAATAGAAAGTTTAAGAGCTGGAGAGAAAGTTTTAATAACTGGATGGGTTTACACCGCAAGGGATGCAGCTCATAAAAGAATGCTTGAAGAGTATGAAAAAACAGGAAAACTACCTTTTGACATTAAAGGTCAAGTTATTTACTACGTTGGACCTACTCCCGCAAAACCAGGACAAGTTATAGGTTCAGCCGGACCTACTACAGCCTACAGAATGGATAAGTACACACCTAAACTTTTAGAACTAGGATTAAAAGGAACAATAGGAAAAGGATGGAGAGGTCCTGAAGTAAAAGAAGCTCTAAAAAAGTATAAAGCAGTTTACTTTGCTGCGTACGGTGGAACTGCAGCTCTACTGTCAAAACATATTACAAAAGTTGAGATGGTAGCTTATGAAGACTTAGGACCAGAAGCTATTAGAAAACTTTACTTTGAAAACTTTCCAGTTATAGTAGCAAACGATATATACGGTGGTGATGTTTTTGAAGAAGGACAGAAAAAATACAGAAAACTGGTAATATAA